From the genome of Luteitalea sp.:
AGATGTTCGCATCGAGGCGCGAGATGCTCGCATCGAGGCGCGAGATGTTCGCATCGAGGCGCGAGATGTTCGCATCCAGCTTGCCCTCGACCCGAGAGATGTCGGCCCGGACAGCGGAGAAGCCTGCGCCCAGCTTTTTGTCGAGCTGTCCATAGGCAAACTCGGTGTACTGCCGTTGCTCTATCAGTGCGGCTTCCAGTGCGTCGAACCGCTCGTCGACTTTCTCGAACCGCTTGTCGATTTTCTCGAACCGCTCGTCGACTTTCTCGAACCGCTCGTCGATTTTCTCGAACTGCTCGTCGACTTTCTCGAACCGCTGATTCACCGAGGTAGTCAGCTTATCGAGCGACACGGAGATGGGGTCGACCTTTCCGTCGACCGCCTCGACACGTACCATCGCATCAGAAATCTCGTCAGCCATCGCTCTGATCCTCCGCGAGTGTACCATCGTCTGCACGCCCACGAAGAGAGCACGATCCGTACCTGGGGCCTCGCATTGGACTTGTTGTGTTCCTTGTTGACAGTCGTCCAACGATGATGCGAAAGCTGCAACACAACGATCGGCTCATATGCGCAGATACTGCGTACCACGTGTTACAGTCGAGCCCCTACTGACGGCCAATGCCGTGTTCACATCCAAACGTGGATCGAATGAACAGATCATCGCCTACACTGCGGCGCGCGCTCGGCCGTTGGGATCTCACGGCCATTGGCGTCAATCAGGTCATCGGCAGCGCGGTGTTCCTGGCGCCTGCAGCGCTCGCCGCGCAGGTGGGTGGCTGGGCCACACCAGGCCTGGTGCTCGTCGCTGGGCTCGCGCTGCTCATTGCCCTCTGCTTCGCCGAGGCGGGGAGCCGGTTCGACGGCACAGGCGGTGCCTACCTCTACACACGCGCGGCATTCGGACGCTTTGTCGGCTTCGAGGTCGGCTGGATGCTCTGGGTCACGCGTGCAACGAGCTGGGCTGCCGTCGTCAATGGCCTGACCGACTCGCTCGGCTACTACTGGCCGGCGGTGGCGGCAGGCGGCTGGCGGCTGGCGTTCATCACTGCGGTGGTACTCGCCATCATGGCGATCAATATTCGTGGCATCCGCCAGAGCGCCTGGACGGTCAACGCTCTGACGATCAGCAAGCTGACGCCTCTCGTCATCTTTGTCGTGGTCGGGCTGCCATTCGTCTCGTGGAGCCTGCTGCGACCTGGCGCCACGCCCTCGGTGGAGCAAATCTCCGGGTCGGCGCTGCTCCTCATCTTCGCGTTCGGCGGCTACGAAGTCGTGCCTGTGCCGGCGGGTGAAGCGCGCGATCCCCGGCGGGCCGTACCCTTCGCGATGATCATGACGATTGTGATCGTGGCACTCGTCATGACGCTCGTACTGATCGTAGCCGTGGGTACGCTACCGAACCTCGCACAATCTCGGACGCCGCTCGCCGAGGCGGCAGTACTCTTTCTCGGCGCGTTCGGGGCGCTGCTGATGACCACTGGCGCCGTCGCGTCGATGACGGGCAACAACATGGGCCAGGCGCTCTCCGGCTCACGGAACCTCTTCGCGCTGGCGGAGCAAGGTGATTTACCGCGCGCGTTCGGCTACATTCATCCCCGATTTCGCACACCCATCGTCGCGATTGTCGTGACATGCCTCGTGTCCCTGGCTCTTGCGCTCTGGTCAGACTTCCGGGCGCTCGCAGCCACGAGTGCGGTGAGCCGCCTGCTGGTCTACGCGGGAACCTGCGCATCCGTCCTCGTGCTGAGGCGCGAGGGGCGGGCACCGTTCACGATTGCATTCGGCCCGCTCGTTCCATCGATCGCGCTCGCAATCTCGGTGGGCATTCTCTACGGTGCGAGCTCGCTCCAGCTCCAAGTCGGGGCCGCGGCGCTCGCGATCGGCGCACTGCTGTACGCTGTCGCCGCGCGGCAGAAGCGGTGACGCTCACGACGCGCGGAGCCGCTCGACGAAGGCTCGCGTGCGGGTCTCCGGGTCACCTCCAACCAGGAGGTCACCGATAACAGCCACGGCACTCGCACCTGCCGCCACCACCTCCGGCGCCCGCTGGAGCGTGATGCCACCGATGGCAACGATCGGCCGCGCGCCGGCGTGTTGCGCCGCGTAGCGCACCAGGTCGAGTCCGACGACATCGTGGGCCGCCGCTTTCGTCTGCGTCGCGAACACCGGGCCGACGGCGACATAGGACACGGACAGCTGGAGGGCGAGGTCAACCTGGGCGCGTGTATGCGTCGAGAGTCCGACGATCGCGGCGGGCCCGAGGACATCGCGAACCGCCGTGACGGGCAGGTCGTCTTGGCCGACATGAACGCCGTCGGCACCGCTCACCAGCGAGAGGTCCGAGCGATCATTGACGATCACGTGGCCGCCCTTGGCGGCCGCGTGCGATTGAATGGCGTCGACCCACTCGAGCAGTTCCTGGCTGCCTGCCCGTTTGGCGCGGAGTTGTAACCAGCGGGCGCCTCCAGCCAAGTAGCGCTCCGCGAGCTCCACCACACCGTATCCGGCCGAGCGTGCGACGTCCGCGTCGACGATGGCGTACAGGGACGGCGGGGCCGAAAGATCCAGCACCGTCAGGCCGTCTCTGCCAGTGTCCCGCCCTGGCCGAGCGGTCGCTGAAACCGCTCCAGGAACGCCGTGTTCACGCGGCCGGCCACGAAGTCTGGGTCCTTGAGGATACGAAGATGTAGCGGGACGGTGGTGTGAATGCCCTCGATTACGGTCATCTCGAGGGTGCGCCGCATGCGCTCGATGGCTTCTTGCCGATCGCGCCCGTGCGTGATGACCTTCGCAACCAGTGAGTCGTAATACGGCGGCACGGTGCACTCGGCGTGCGCGAACGTGTCCAGACGCACGCCCGCGAACCCTGGCACGCTGAAGACCTGGATGAGACCCGGGCTCGGCGTGAAGTCTTCCGGATGCTCAGCGTTGATGCGGCATTCGATCGCG
Proteins encoded in this window:
- a CDS encoding amino acid permease, which encodes MPCSHPNVDRMNRSSPTLRRALGRWDLTAIGVNQVIGSAVFLAPAALAAQVGGWATPGLVLVAGLALLIALCFAEAGSRFDGTGGAYLYTRAAFGRFVGFEVGWMLWVTRATSWAAVVNGLTDSLGYYWPAVAAGGWRLAFITAVVLAIMAINIRGIRQSAWTVNALTISKLTPLVIFVVVGLPFVSWSLLRPGATPSVEQISGSALLLIFAFGGYEVVPVPAGEARDPRRAVPFAMIMTIVIVALVMTLVLIVAVGTLPNLAQSRTPLAEAAVLFLGAFGALLMTTGAVASMTGNNMGQALSGSRNLFALAEQGDLPRAFGYIHPRFRTPIVAIVVTCLVSLALALWSDFRALAATSAVSRLLVYAGTCASVLVLRREGRAPFTIAFGPLVPSIALAISVGILYGASSLQLQVGAAALAIGALLYAVAARQKR
- the thiE gene encoding thiamine phosphate synthase → MHRAAVLRLTGCEGHHARARSARSHRAHAAHPRDDRNRGHSHHRPATSSYPQGPRLRGRPREHGVPGAVSATARPGRDTGRDGLTVLDLSAPPSLYAIVDADVARSAGYGVVELAERYLAGGARWLQLRAKRAGSQELLEWVDAIQSHAAAKGGHVIVNDRSDLSLVSGADGVHVGQDDLPVTAVRDVLGPAAIVGLSTHTRAQVDLALQLSVSYVAVGPVFATQTKAAAHDVVGLDLVRYAAQHAGARPIVAIGGITLQRAPEVVAAGASAVAVIGDLLVGGDPETRTRAFVERLRAS